The Caldalkalibacillus thermarum genome contains the following window.
TGGTACCTTTCAGAAGTTGCTGCTGTATTGGTTTGAACGCAATATGCGCCAGCTGCCTTGGCGTAAAGACCAGGATCCTTATAAAATTTGGGTCTCTGAAGTCATGTTGCAACAAACGCAAGTGGATACTGTGATCCCTTATTATGAACGGTTCATTTCCCGCTTTCCCACCCTGGAAGCGCTGGCTGAAGCAGAGGAGGAAGAGGTCCTGAAATATTGGGAAGGGCTGGGCTATTATTCCCGGGCCCGTAACTTGCATCAGGCTGTCAAAGAGGTAAAAGAGCGGTATGGGGGGCGCGTTCCTGACAACAGGAAAGAAATTGCTTCGCTCAAAGGGGTAGGACCGTATACAGCAGGGGCCATTTTAAGCATTGCTTATGGCCAGCCGGAACCGGCCGTGGATGGTAATGTGTTGCGGGTTATTTCACGGCTTTTACATATTGAGGAAGATATTCAGAAGGTAAAAACGCGCCATTTGTTTGAAGAGATTGTCAGGCATTTAATCCCTAAAGGACGGGCATCATACTTTAATCAAGGTTTAATGGAACTGGGGGCATTAGTCTGCACCCCCAAATCTCCCCACTGTCTAACCTGCCCTGTACAAGAGGTGTGCCGGGCCTATCAGGCTGGGATGCAAGATCAATTGCCAGTTAAAGGAAAGAAAAAGAAGCCAAAAACGGTAAAAATTGTGGCTGGTGTGCTTATGGAAAAGGGCCATGTGCTGATCCGGCAGAGACCGGACAACGGTTTGCTGGCCAAGCTGTATGAATTTCCAAATGTTCAGTGGGACGATCAGGAACCGGATGAGACCATTAGCCGTTATCTGTTTGACATGTACGGTTTGCGTACTGCAACGGTGGAGCAATGGCCTTCGGTGCAGCATACCTTTACCCATTTAATTTGGGAGATTTCAGTCTATCGTTTGTACTTAGCTGAACCACTGGACAAATTAAATGGTTTTGTTTTCCCTCAAGAGGACCAGCCGTTTTCTGCAGCCCGTTGGGAACGCATAGAGGATCTTGAGCGCTACCCTTTTCCTGTCTCTCACCAGAAAATCAAAAAGGAAATTTGGAAAAGATTATGAATGTCCAATGCATATTTTTTATCTGCATGGCTAACATAAGGCATGTGGAGGTGATAAAAGTGGCCGAACAACAAAAAACCAATGTCCAACAAGTCAGAAGACAAAACCAAGCTGCTGCTGGTGGTCAACAAGCTGAGTTTGCTGCTGAAACTGATGCTCAGCAAGTACGCCAGCAAAACCAGCAAGCTGAAGCTAAGAAACAGCAAAGACAACAATAACGCCAGCAAACCTGAGCATAACGCCAAATGCTTTTTTGTGGGGAGTGGTAATCAACCACTCCTCTTCTTATGAAAAAAATTAGCAGTTTGTCCACATAAAGAGTATAATAATCAGTAACATTGATCGTAGTGGAAGGAGTTAGCAATGCGTTTTCCCCATCCAGGACAGGAAATTGAAATCGTGAGTTTTAAACATGACGGATCGGTCCATCGTGTCTGGGAACGCTCAACAGTCTTGCAAACAGGTTCCCAAAGCTGGATTGTGGGCAATGACCAGGTGCTGGTCAAAGAAGCGGACGGACGGGAGTGGCGCACAAGGGAACCGGCAATCTGCACGTTTGGCAAAGGGCAATGGTTTAATACGATTGGCATGTTAAAAGAAGACGGTGTGTATTATTATTGCAACATCGGTTCGCCTTATCAGTGGAAAAACAACCGTTTACAATATATTGATTATGACTTAGATGTAAAAGTCTTTCCAGACATGACTTACGTAATCTTAGATGAGGAAGAGTTTGAGTTGCATAGACAAGAACTGAACTACCCGGAACACATTGTGCGTAAGGTGCGCCAAGGATTGGAAGAGCTTCTTTCTCTCATTCATCAGCAAAAAGGTCCTTTTGAAGCCGATTACATTGAACGCTGGTACGAACGGTTTCTGTCGTATAAATAAAAATTGGCATGCTAGAGGGGAAGACGGGTGGAGAGTATCAAGCGCTATTTTCAATTTGTCAGGCCATACTGGAAAATGATTGGCATTACGATTCTTGTTGGGATCTTGAAGTTTGGAATCCCCTTGTTGTTGCCGCTGCTCCTGATGTATGTGATTGATGAGCTGATTCAGGCCAAGACATTAAGTCAGGGAGAAAGACTGAACCAGTTAGTCCTGGTGATGGCAGCCAGCTTTTTTATCTTTACGGTGATCCGTGCACCGGTGGAGTATTACCGCCAATTTTTTGCCCAATGGGTAGGCAACAAAATTTTATACGATATCCGGGCCCGGTTGTTTGAACACTTGCAAAAATTATCCCTCAGGTATTATCACAACCGCAAAGCGGGGGAGATTATCTCCAGGGTGATCAATGATGTGGAACAAACGAAAAATTTTGTCATGACGGGCCTGATGAACTTGTGGCTGGATTTTGTCACCCTGTTTATTGCTGTTGGGATTATGTTTTATTTGGATGCACGTCTGACGCTGGTGGCCATCGCGGTGTTTCCATTGTATGGCTTTGCGGTCAAGTATTTTTACCAGCGGCTGAGGATGTTAACCAGAAAGCGGTCACAAGCCTTGGCTGAGTTGCAGGGACATCTGCATGAGCGGGTGCAGGGCATGGCTGTCACCCAAAGCTTCGCCTTGGAAGAGCATGAACAACAGCATTTTGCCAAGTACAATGATCATTTTCTGGACCGGGCCTTGACCCATACCAGCTGGAATGCCAAAACCTTTGCAGTGATTAATACCATTACCGACTTGGCGCCATTATTGGTGATCTCCTACGGCGGTTATTTGGGGATTCAGGGTCAGCTGAGTCCGGGAGCATTGGCCGCTTTTTACGGTTATCTGGAACGTATCTACGGTCCTCTGCGCCGTTTTGTTAACTCTTCCACCATTTTAACCCAAGCGATAGCCTCCATGGACAGGGTTTTTGAGCTGTTGGACGAACCCTATGAGATTACGGATCGCCCCGGGGCCAGGACGGCCCGCAACATAAAAGGCGAGGTCAGCTTTGAGCAGGTCAGTTTCCGGTATCATGAGGATTCACCGTATGTGTTGAAGAATATCAACCTGCATGTGCAAGCGGGGGAAACGGTGGCCTTGGTGGGCATGAGCGGAGGCGGCAAATCGACGTTAATCAGCTTGTTGCCCCGCTTTTACGATGTGACAGCAGGGTCCATCCGCCTGGACGGGGTGGATATCAGGGATTATCAGCTGCGTTCCTTGCGGGAGCAGATTGGGATGGTGTTACAGGACAGTATTTTGTTCAGTGATTCAGTGCGTGAGAACATTATGATGGGGAATCCCCAGGCTTCTGAGGAAGAGATGGTTCAAGCAGCCAAAGCGGCCAATGCCCACGAGTTTATTATGGAACTGCCCCACGGATATGATACGGAAATCGGGGAGCGGGGGGTTAAATTATCCGGCGGGCAAAAGCAACGCATTGCCTTAGCCCGCCTGTTTCTGAAGAATCCTCCTGTGTTGGTTTTAGATGAAGCCACTTCAGCCTTGGATCTTGAATCAGAACGGATGATTCAGGAAGCTATTGAAAAACTGGCCAAGAACAGAACGACATTTATTGTGGCCCATCGTTTATCCACGATTGCCCATGCTGACCGCATCGTGGTCATTGAGAATGGGGAGATTGTGGAAGAAGGCACCCATGAGTCCCTGATGACCAAGCAAGGCACTTATTATCGTCTGTATCAAATTCAGGAGCTTGAGCATTAATTATGCTTCATGAAAGGAATAATAGCTTTCCACCAATTTATCCAGGCGTTTCAATGTGTCAGCATAATCAATCAGCTGGGCGAAAAGGGGAAATAAATGAATCCAGTCTTCATCCTGCTTTTCTTGGTTTTCCTTATATAAGGCCATAAATTGGGTTAACACCTGGTCTCTGCCGCTAACGACATCAGTTGGAATCACATGGGGATGGTGTGGCCGCAATTTCCGCTCGTATTTTAAGAGAATACGCTCGTGGTAATTGGTCAATATATCGATCTCTTTTTGCAGCAGTGCTTTTAAATCCGGGGGAACATAGGCCAGTTTAGTTTTATGTTTCTCAATGCTTTGAAGCAACGCAAACCCTTTTTGGTTAGCCTGAATCATTTTGCGGAACAGAACCAGCTTGCGTTGTTTGGTATAAGTCACTTTCCTGAAATAGGTGCGCTCTTCTTTGTACAGCGAATATAACTGGTCAATTTTCTTCAACAGATCCTTG
Protein-coding sequences here:
- the mutY gene encoding A/G-specific adenine glycosylase, yielding MTRERDKLEQAAQQYLNTFPVGTFQKLLLYWFERNMRQLPWRKDQDPYKIWVSEVMLQQTQVDTVIPYYERFISRFPTLEALAEAEEEEVLKYWEGLGYYSRARNLHQAVKEVKERYGGRVPDNRKEIASLKGVGPYTAGAILSIAYGQPEPAVDGNVLRVISRLLHIEEDIQKVKTRHLFEEIVRHLIPKGRASYFNQGLMELGALVCTPKSPHCLTCPVQEVCRAYQAGMQDQLPVKGKKKKPKTVKIVAGVLMEKGHVLIRQRPDNGLLAKLYEFPNVQWDDQEPDETISRYLFDMYGLRTATVEQWPSVQHTFTHLIWEISVYRLYLAEPLDKLNGFVFPQEDQPFSAARWERIEDLERYPFPVSHQKIKKEIWKRL
- a CDS encoding gamma-type small acid-soluble spore protein, which gives rise to MANIRHVEVIKVAEQQKTNVQQVRRQNQAAAGGQQAEFAAETDAQQVRQQNQQAEAKKQQRQQ
- a CDS encoding DUF402 domain-containing protein; the encoded protein is MRFPHPGQEIEIVSFKHDGSVHRVWERSTVLQTGSQSWIVGNDQVLVKEADGREWRTREPAICTFGKGQWFNTIGMLKEDGVYYYCNIGSPYQWKNNRLQYIDYDLDVKVFPDMTYVILDEEEFELHRQELNYPEHIVRKVRQGLEELLSLIHQQKGPFEADYIERWYERFLSYK
- a CDS encoding ABC transporter ATP-binding protein, giving the protein MESIKRYFQFVRPYWKMIGITILVGILKFGIPLLLPLLLMYVIDELIQAKTLSQGERLNQLVLVMAASFFIFTVIRAPVEYYRQFFAQWVGNKILYDIRARLFEHLQKLSLRYYHNRKAGEIISRVINDVEQTKNFVMTGLMNLWLDFVTLFIAVGIMFYLDARLTLVAIAVFPLYGFAVKYFYQRLRMLTRKRSQALAELQGHLHERVQGMAVTQSFALEEHEQQHFAKYNDHFLDRALTHTSWNAKTFAVINTITDLAPLLVISYGGYLGIQGQLSPGALAAFYGYLERIYGPLRRFVNSSTILTQAIASMDRVFELLDEPYEITDRPGARTARNIKGEVSFEQVSFRYHEDSPYVLKNINLHVQAGETVALVGMSGGGKSTLISLLPRFYDVTAGSIRLDGVDIRDYQLRSLREQIGMVLQDSILFSDSVRENIMMGNPQASEEEMVQAAKAANAHEFIMELPHGYDTEIGERGVKLSGGQKQRIALARLFLKNPPVLVLDEATSALDLESERMIQEAIEKLAKNRTTFIVAHRLSTIAHADRIVVIENGEIVEEGTHESLMTKQGTYYRLYQIQELEH